One stretch of Salmo trutta chromosome 7, fSalTru1.1, whole genome shotgun sequence DNA includes these proteins:
- the LOC115197413 gene encoding ras and EF-hand domain-containing protein homolog isoform X1: protein MACIRIRDLSAPDPCEGVGGEREKVEPHHIPHAMAAFTSTPKVSSGSAPRHGFREESPAECDWKDCDTGGSERSRGHCTMLEKTHDFFQTCDIEDKGFITRRDMQRLHGELPLSAEELENVFDTLDSDGNGYLTLEEFSLGFSEFLFGQRNSATEGMGEASPIAKEPTQGPSDSLYQTQWEERLVGSEDEEEKHFCMLMGSLGDSNVFEDPGEVRSLWAQLRRDEPHLLSNFEEFLARVILQITGANQERMEMESALKRKSATHDDEIHRLYEEMEQQIKSEKDRILLQDSERFLSRSQDLEHQLSSKERELDRIFQKQRRWEHQFQELHSEQHVTKVENVVLKQTNEELAQELEHTSQELSLAQEQLVLLQEQSSHLNQEREMEMYRVTEGLQRERASLLKQLDLLREMNKHLRDERDMCSYQKLRNTVKNPACNLRPGSNTLNPFDRKAFSEDEEVVLPHSKRKSPGGVNAYSLEDVVASRPLHRPLHRPLQRIISIEEDHLPQLLQDNYQTQLWEWHEEAEEEEHIELQMTSINPPSSPTMEQQPVDTRETEMPTSPRGQPVGKETMGNEEGAALAPDRLFKIVLVGNSSVGKTSLLRRFCDDCFYPGTSATVGIDYSVKTIRVDNSQVALQMWDTAGQERYRSLTKQFFRKADGVVVMYDITAEQSFTAVRQWLTSVQEGAGEDIPIMLLGNKMDKGSERKVQTRVGEKFAKDCQLIFYECSACSGQNVVDSMVNLARILKEQEDREKEKTIHLVNSPSQKKRSCC from the exons ACCTGAGTGCACCTGACCCATGTGaaggagtagggggagagagagagaaagtggagcCACACCACATACCACACGCCATGGCAGCTTTCACCAGTACCCCGAAAGTGAGTTCCGGGAGTGCTCCTCGCCACGGGTTCAGGGAGGAGAGCCCAGCGGAGTGTGACTGGAAGGACTGTGACACTGGAGGCAGCGAGCGGTCTAGAGGACACTGCACCATGCTGGAGAAGACCCATGACTTCTTCCAGACCTGTGACATTGAGGACAAGGGCTTCATCACCCGCCGGGACATGCAG AGGCTCCATGGAGAGCTGCCCCTCAGTGCCGAGGAGCTGGAGAACGTCTTTGACACCCTGGACTCTGACGGCAATGGATACCTCACCCTGGAGGAATTCTCCTTGGGCTTTA GTGAGTTCCTGTTTGGCCAGAGGAACTCTGCAACAGAGGGGATGGGGGAGGCCAGCCCCATTGCCAAGGAACCCACTCAGGGCCCTTCAGACTCCCTGTACCAGACCCAGTGGGAGGAGCGGTTGGTGGGCAGCGAGGACGAGGAGGAGAAGCACTTCTGCATGCTAATGGGGAGCTTGGGAGACAGCAACGTCTTTGAGGA CCCTGGCGAGGTGCGTAGTCTTTGGGCCCAGCTGAGGAGGGACGAGCCGCACCTCCTGTCCAACTTTGAGGAGTTCCTGGCCAGGGTAATTTTACAGATCACAGGGGCCAACCAGGagaggatggagatggagagCGCCCTTAAAAG AAAATCAGCAACACATGACGATGAGATCCATCGCTTATAtgaagaaatggaacagcaaatCAAAAGTGAGAAGGACAGGATCTTACTGCAG GACTCTGAGCGCTTCCTGTCTAGGAGTCAGGATCTGGAGCATCAGCTGTCCAGTAAGGAAAGGGAGCTGGATCGGATCTTCCAGAAACAGAGGAGG TGGGAGCATCAGTTCCAGGAGCTGCACAGCGAGCAGCACGTCACCAAGGTGGAGAACGTGGTGCTGAAGCAGACCAATGAGGAGCTAGCCCAGGAGCTGGAGCACACCAGTCAGGAGCTGAGCCTTGCCCAGGAGCAGCTGGTCCTCCTGCAGGAGCAGTCCTCACACCTGAACCAGGAGAGGGAGAT GGAGATGTATCGGGTCACAGAGGGATTgcagagggagcgagcgagcctGCTGAAACAACTTGACCTGCTGAG GGAAATGAACAAGCACTTACGAGATGAGCGAGACATGTGCTCTTATCAA aAACTGAGGAATACTGTTAAAAATCCTGCTTGCAACCTGAGGCCTGGATCAAATACTCTGAATCCCTTTGACAGAAAGGCCTTTAG TGAGGATGAGGAGGTAGTGCTCCCCCACTCTAAGAGGAAGAGTCCAGGTGGAGTGAATGCCTACAGCCTGGAGGACGTGGTGGCTTCCAGACCCCTCCACAGACCCCTCCACAGACCCCTCCAGAGGATCATCTCCATAGAGGAGGACCACCTACCCCAGCTCCTACAGGATAACTACCAGACTCAGCTCTGGGAATGGCATGAGGAGGCCGAGGAGGAAGAGCACATAGAGCTACAGATGACCTCTATAAATCCTCCCAGTTCTCCAACGATGGAGCAGCAGCCAGTTgacaccagagagacagagatgcctACATCCCCCAGGGGCCAGCCTGTCGGAAAGGAGACTATGGGGAAT GAGGAGGGTGCAGCATTGGCCCCAGACCGCCTGTTTAAGATTGTCCTGGTGGGCAACTCTAGTGTGGGGAAGACCTCCCTCCTCAGGAGGTTCTGTGATGACTGCTTTTACCCAGGCACCTCTGCCACCGTCG GCATAGACTACAGTGTGAAGACGATACGGGTGGACAACAGCCAGGTGGCGCTGCAGATGTGGGATACAGCAGGACAGGAGAG GTATCGCAGCCTCACCAAGCAGTTCTTTCGCAAGGCCGATGGTGTGGTAGTCATGTATGACATCACTGCTGAGCAGAGTTTTACCGCAGTGAGGCAGTGGCTGACCAGTGTACAG gaGGGGGCTGGCGAGGACATTCCTATAATGCTGCTGGGGAACAAAATGGACAAGGGGAGTGAGCGGAAGGTTCAGACAAGAGTGGGCGAAAAATTTGCCAAG GACTGCCAGTTGATTTTCTACGAGTGCAGTGCTTGCTCTGGACAAAACGTGGTAGACTCAATGGTGAATTTGGCAAG AATTCTGAAAGagcaggaggacagagagaaagagaagacgaTCCATCTGGTGAACAGCCCTTCACAGAAGAAGAGGTCCTGCTGCTAG
- the LOC115197413 gene encoding ras and EF-hand domain-containing protein homolog isoform X2 — translation MAAFTSTPKVSSGSAPRHGFREESPAECDWKDCDTGGSERSRGHCTMLEKTHDFFQTCDIEDKGFITRRDMQRLHGELPLSAEELENVFDTLDSDGNGYLTLEEFSLGFSEFLFGQRNSATEGMGEASPIAKEPTQGPSDSLYQTQWEERLVGSEDEEEKHFCMLMGSLGDSNVFEDPGEVRSLWAQLRRDEPHLLSNFEEFLARVILQITGANQERMEMESALKRKSATHDDEIHRLYEEMEQQIKSEKDRILLQDSERFLSRSQDLEHQLSSKERELDRIFQKQRRWEHQFQELHSEQHVTKVENVVLKQTNEELAQELEHTSQELSLAQEQLVLLQEQSSHLNQEREMEMYRVTEGLQRERASLLKQLDLLREMNKHLRDERDMCSYQKLRNTVKNPACNLRPGSNTLNPFDRKAFSEDEEVVLPHSKRKSPGGVNAYSLEDVVASRPLHRPLHRPLQRIISIEEDHLPQLLQDNYQTQLWEWHEEAEEEEHIELQMTSINPPSSPTMEQQPVDTRETEMPTSPRGQPVGKETMGNEEGAALAPDRLFKIVLVGNSSVGKTSLLRRFCDDCFYPGTSATVGIDYSVKTIRVDNSQVALQMWDTAGQERYRSLTKQFFRKADGVVVMYDITAEQSFTAVRQWLTSVQEGAGEDIPIMLLGNKMDKGSERKVQTRVGEKFAKDCQLIFYECSACSGQNVVDSMVNLARILKEQEDREKEKTIHLVNSPSQKKRSCC, via the exons ATGGCAGCTTTCACCAGTACCCCGAAAGTGAGTTCCGGGAGTGCTCCTCGCCACGGGTTCAGGGAGGAGAGCCCAGCGGAGTGTGACTGGAAGGACTGTGACACTGGAGGCAGCGAGCGGTCTAGAGGACACTGCACCATGCTGGAGAAGACCCATGACTTCTTCCAGACCTGTGACATTGAGGACAAGGGCTTCATCACCCGCCGGGACATGCAG AGGCTCCATGGAGAGCTGCCCCTCAGTGCCGAGGAGCTGGAGAACGTCTTTGACACCCTGGACTCTGACGGCAATGGATACCTCACCCTGGAGGAATTCTCCTTGGGCTTTA GTGAGTTCCTGTTTGGCCAGAGGAACTCTGCAACAGAGGGGATGGGGGAGGCCAGCCCCATTGCCAAGGAACCCACTCAGGGCCCTTCAGACTCCCTGTACCAGACCCAGTGGGAGGAGCGGTTGGTGGGCAGCGAGGACGAGGAGGAGAAGCACTTCTGCATGCTAATGGGGAGCTTGGGAGACAGCAACGTCTTTGAGGA CCCTGGCGAGGTGCGTAGTCTTTGGGCCCAGCTGAGGAGGGACGAGCCGCACCTCCTGTCCAACTTTGAGGAGTTCCTGGCCAGGGTAATTTTACAGATCACAGGGGCCAACCAGGagaggatggagatggagagCGCCCTTAAAAG AAAATCAGCAACACATGACGATGAGATCCATCGCTTATAtgaagaaatggaacagcaaatCAAAAGTGAGAAGGACAGGATCTTACTGCAG GACTCTGAGCGCTTCCTGTCTAGGAGTCAGGATCTGGAGCATCAGCTGTCCAGTAAGGAAAGGGAGCTGGATCGGATCTTCCAGAAACAGAGGAGG TGGGAGCATCAGTTCCAGGAGCTGCACAGCGAGCAGCACGTCACCAAGGTGGAGAACGTGGTGCTGAAGCAGACCAATGAGGAGCTAGCCCAGGAGCTGGAGCACACCAGTCAGGAGCTGAGCCTTGCCCAGGAGCAGCTGGTCCTCCTGCAGGAGCAGTCCTCACACCTGAACCAGGAGAGGGAGAT GGAGATGTATCGGGTCACAGAGGGATTgcagagggagcgagcgagcctGCTGAAACAACTTGACCTGCTGAG GGAAATGAACAAGCACTTACGAGATGAGCGAGACATGTGCTCTTATCAA aAACTGAGGAATACTGTTAAAAATCCTGCTTGCAACCTGAGGCCTGGATCAAATACTCTGAATCCCTTTGACAGAAAGGCCTTTAG TGAGGATGAGGAGGTAGTGCTCCCCCACTCTAAGAGGAAGAGTCCAGGTGGAGTGAATGCCTACAGCCTGGAGGACGTGGTGGCTTCCAGACCCCTCCACAGACCCCTCCACAGACCCCTCCAGAGGATCATCTCCATAGAGGAGGACCACCTACCCCAGCTCCTACAGGATAACTACCAGACTCAGCTCTGGGAATGGCATGAGGAGGCCGAGGAGGAAGAGCACATAGAGCTACAGATGACCTCTATAAATCCTCCCAGTTCTCCAACGATGGAGCAGCAGCCAGTTgacaccagagagacagagatgcctACATCCCCCAGGGGCCAGCCTGTCGGAAAGGAGACTATGGGGAAT GAGGAGGGTGCAGCATTGGCCCCAGACCGCCTGTTTAAGATTGTCCTGGTGGGCAACTCTAGTGTGGGGAAGACCTCCCTCCTCAGGAGGTTCTGTGATGACTGCTTTTACCCAGGCACCTCTGCCACCGTCG GCATAGACTACAGTGTGAAGACGATACGGGTGGACAACAGCCAGGTGGCGCTGCAGATGTGGGATACAGCAGGACAGGAGAG GTATCGCAGCCTCACCAAGCAGTTCTTTCGCAAGGCCGATGGTGTGGTAGTCATGTATGACATCACTGCTGAGCAGAGTTTTACCGCAGTGAGGCAGTGGCTGACCAGTGTACAG gaGGGGGCTGGCGAGGACATTCCTATAATGCTGCTGGGGAACAAAATGGACAAGGGGAGTGAGCGGAAGGTTCAGACAAGAGTGGGCGAAAAATTTGCCAAG GACTGCCAGTTGATTTTCTACGAGTGCAGTGCTTGCTCTGGACAAAACGTGGTAGACTCAATGGTGAATTTGGCAAG AATTCTGAAAGagcaggaggacagagagaaagagaagacgaTCCATCTGGTGAACAGCCCTTCACAGAAGAAGAGGTCCTGCTGCTAG